A genomic stretch from Candidatus Lernaella stagnicola includes:
- a CDS encoding methyltransferase domain-containing protein, with protein MTILDLGCGANKTPGAFGVDRYDFTGVDLTHDLDSLPWPLADGAYERIVAHHIIEHVADPVAFMKEIHRVAAPGAQVEIVTPHFSNRCAYADPTHRRALSVRAFDLITGTPPWRPNTAQIAAHYLFEHRFAYEPLAGVPSFTRRSVSLSFPRIWRWCGFAWLANRLLDFYEFHWAWILPARDITVVLQVEKDAP; from the coding sequence GTGACGATTCTCGATTTGGGTTGCGGAGCGAATAAAACGCCGGGAGCGTTCGGGGTCGACCGGTACGATTTCACAGGCGTGGATTTGACTCACGACCTCGACTCCCTGCCCTGGCCCTTGGCCGACGGCGCCTACGAGCGCATCGTGGCGCATCACATTATCGAGCATGTGGCCGATCCGGTCGCCTTCATGAAGGAGATCCACCGCGTGGCCGCGCCGGGTGCGCAGGTGGAAATCGTCACACCGCATTTTTCGAATCGCTGCGCCTATGCCGATCCGACCCATCGCCGCGCTCTCTCCGTGCGCGCCTTCGACCTGATCACCGGGACGCCGCCGTGGCGGCCTAACACGGCGCAGATCGCCGCACACTATCTGTTCGAGCATCGCTTTGCCTACGAACCGCTGGCCGGAGTTCCTTCGTTTACGCGGCGCTCGGTGTCTCTTTCGTTTCCGCGCATCTGGCGCTGGTGTGGTTTTGCCTGGCTGGCCAACCGCCTTCTTGATTTCTACGAGTTCCACTGGGCATGGATTCTGCCGGCGCGGGACATCACCGTCGTGCTGCAGGTCGAGAAGGACGCGCCATGA
- a CDS encoding oligosaccharide flippase family protein encodes MSLARKAVGATFWVAVTTYASQFVAFFANVALMRLIAPEAFGVLALAVFFATLGRKLVGFGFNHALVHRQEELPAAAGTHLLLHLTSAALVIALAAICYPLVAVHYDGITALVLVIVAVGAAFESAGYTPRIMLEKRVEFRNLQLLNLGVTVGVNAAAVLAALLWPNVWVLALRLVAAQLTGAIGYWRLNRGMKLARPSLRLARWYLSFGAPLWVAGLATFAVLQFDDFLVGTLIDKETLGFYARAYALAVLPTTMITHIVARVAFPIYANVQHDGEKLTEAFGTVLRMIVLLSAPAAVGLAYVAPEFVLVVFGAKWLPMVPLVRWLMLYELLRPIFDDVGELFTAIGHPRKISRIQIAQAAAVIVITPPLVWGLEAVGAAIAVGLVMLLGVVLAYRSLRPHVNIDAARLIVVPIVCCLAAGGVAWGVLYVWPVDDVVWRLLAKAALFTGAAAALLLLAQGRALRDDYRRLRERLKGASPS; translated from the coding sequence ATGAGCCTGGCGCGCAAAGCCGTGGGGGCGACTTTCTGGGTCGCGGTGACGACCTACGCCAGCCAGTTCGTCGCTTTCTTTGCCAACGTCGCGCTGATGAGGCTAATCGCCCCGGAAGCCTTCGGCGTGCTGGCGCTGGCGGTATTTTTCGCCACGCTGGGCCGCAAGCTGGTCGGTTTCGGTTTCAATCACGCCCTGGTGCACCGGCAGGAGGAACTGCCCGCCGCCGCCGGTACCCATCTACTTCTGCACCTGACCAGCGCCGCACTGGTGATTGCGCTCGCCGCGATCTGCTATCCGCTGGTGGCGGTGCATTACGACGGCATCACGGCTCTGGTGTTGGTGATCGTGGCCGTGGGGGCCGCTTTCGAGAGTGCCGGGTACACGCCGCGCATCATGCTCGAAAAGCGCGTCGAGTTCCGCAACCTGCAACTGCTCAACCTCGGCGTGACGGTGGGCGTCAATGCGGCGGCGGTGCTCGCGGCGCTGTTGTGGCCCAACGTGTGGGTGTTGGCGCTTCGCCTGGTGGCGGCGCAACTGACGGGCGCCATCGGCTATTGGCGGCTCAACCGGGGTATGAAGTTGGCGCGTCCGAGCCTGCGCTTGGCGCGCTGGTACTTGAGCTTCGGCGCGCCGCTCTGGGTGGCCGGGCTGGCGACATTCGCCGTACTGCAATTCGACGACTTTCTGGTCGGCACGCTCATCGACAAAGAAACGCTGGGCTTTTACGCCCGCGCCTACGCCCTGGCCGTGCTGCCCACCACAATGATCACCCACATCGTGGCGCGCGTCGCTTTTCCGATCTACGCCAACGTGCAGCACGACGGGGAAAAGCTCACCGAGGCGTTCGGCACGGTGTTGCGGATGATCGTGCTGCTTTCGGCCCCGGCGGCAGTGGGGCTGGCGTACGTCGCGCCGGAATTCGTGTTGGTCGTCTTCGGCGCCAAATGGCTGCCGATGGTTCCCCTGGTACGTTGGTTGATGCTCTACGAGCTGCTGCGGCCGATTTTCGACGACGTGGGTGAGTTGTTTACCGCCATCGGCCACCCGCGCAAAATCAGCCGCATTCAAATCGCCCAGGCCGCCGCCGTGATCGTCATCACACCGCCGCTGGTGTGGGGCTTAGAAGCCGTCGGCGCGGCGATCGCGGTCGGGCTCGTCATGCTGCTGGGCGTCGTGTTGGCCTATCGGTCGCTTCGCCCGCATGTTAACATTGACGCGGCGCGGCTGATTGTCGTGCCGATTGTTTGTTGCCTGGCTGCCGGCGGCGTGGCATGGGGAGTGTTGTACGTGTGGCCCGTGGACGACGTAGTGTGGCGGTTACTGGCCAAGGCGGCATTGTTCACAGGCGCGGCAGCCGCGTTGTTATTACTCGCACAGGGCCGCGCCTTGCGCGATGATTACCGTCGTTTACGCGAGCGTTTGAAAGGGGCGAGTCCCTCGTGA
- a CDS encoding glycosyltransferase, with amino-acid sequence MTKVSIVVAAYQAASTIGRTVDSLLACRGADAAEIIVVDDGSDDTTAAAAQRAGVRVHRISHRGRSAALNEGLSLATGEVVLFTDADCVVPPTWIENTMAELGSCDGVGGNLIPSRGTVVELAKVLRYIEEFERPADLVGDYRGICLNGNNMALRRSALDAVGGFDEGFVHGADADLTRRLLAQGFRLRRTTATHVTHLKVDDLRSFLQTMWRRGSTVRFGMKKGDENVLTLARALALSPVKWLFIDLFRVPRLRALGGVGRGPHIWLTPFVNLFGGIATGLGRIHFFRRFRKELP; translated from the coding sequence ATGACGAAGGTTTCCATCGTGGTGGCGGCATATCAAGCCGCGAGCACGATCGGCCGTACGGTCGATTCGTTGCTGGCCTGCCGGGGTGCCGACGCCGCCGAAATCATCGTGGTGGACGACGGCTCCGACGACACCACCGCTGCCGCCGCCCAGCGAGCGGGCGTGCGCGTACATCGCATCTCCCACCGCGGTAGGAGCGCCGCGCTCAACGAAGGGCTGTCGCTGGCCACCGGCGAAGTCGTGCTGTTTACCGACGCCGACTGTGTCGTGCCTCCCACCTGGATCGAAAACACCATGGCGGAACTGGGCTCGTGCGACGGTGTCGGCGGCAACCTGATCCCCTCACGCGGCACGGTGGTGGAACTGGCAAAAGTGCTTCGGTACATCGAAGAATTCGAGCGCCCCGCGGATCTCGTCGGCGACTACCGGGGCATCTGCCTCAACGGCAACAACATGGCGTTGCGCCGGAGCGCGCTCGATGCCGTGGGCGGCTTCGATGAGGGCTTCGTGCACGGAGCCGACGCCGACCTGACGCGCCGCCTACTCGCCCAAGGATTCCGCCTGCGCCGCACGACCGCGACCCACGTGACCCATTTGAAGGTCGACGACCTACGCTCTTTCCTGCAAACCATGTGGCGGCGCGGCAGCACCGTTCGCTTCGGCATGAAAAAGGGAGACGAGAACGTCCTGACCCTGGCTCGCGCACTTGCGCTATCGCCGGTAAAGTGGCTTTTTATCGATCTTTTTCGGGTACCGCGTTTGCGCGCGCTGGGCGGGGTCGGCCGCGGGCCGCACATTTGGCTGACGCCGTTTGTCAATTTGTTCGGCGGCATCGCCACGGGGCTCGGTCGCATTCATTTCTTCCGCAGGTTCCGTAAGGAGCTGCCATGA
- a CDS encoding radical SAM protein: MTRKTATQHAAWRAAEIGEPLPQRGWGRAVAVYPGPYNLAMANLGYQWLMHALAKNGLAVARAVWPERGSSPETLRCIDDDRSAADADIWFVSVSFENDLVHLAAMLRLAGLPVRAAERRERDPLIVAGGVVPTMNPEPISELADVCLLGEGNAALAPFLEHWRDEAPRDRAAWLASLAHVPGAYVGRFYHSRYEGERLQALEAQAGFPAQVKVAREAAINPVENRTHLRAPGAVFGDSMLVEAARGCTNRCRFCAAGHVFLPYRPAAPPSEVPSLGENVLGLVGSNVSGHPDLAAWLEFAGDRRVALSSIRRDTLDEETWRALTARGLVSAAIAPEAGSEGLRRVINKPATDEEILVEVRRAIDAGVQNLKLYFMVGLPGESGDDVQSIVSLAQRCRDTAMDGWKKKGWAGRITLSVNPFVPKPHTPFQWHPFGAESELKKKLRMIAQELRRTPNLEMQSESLRAAVLQALLSVGDRRAGELARLVDAEGSIRPALRAWQPNHQSLLAAAFQFDDALPWDAVDMGIRRSYLEQEYQEALAGRTTPPCRPESGCRICGICG, translated from the coding sequence ATGACTCGCAAAACCGCGACACAGCACGCCGCCTGGCGCGCCGCCGAGATCGGCGAACCGCTACCCCAACGCGGGTGGGGGCGGGCGGTTGCCGTCTACCCCGGCCCTTACAACCTGGCCATGGCGAACCTCGGCTATCAGTGGTTGATGCACGCCTTGGCCAAAAACGGGTTGGCGGTCGCTCGCGCCGTGTGGCCGGAACGTGGCTCCAGCCCGGAGACGCTGCGCTGTATCGACGACGACCGTTCAGCGGCCGACGCGGACATCTGGTTCGTCTCGGTGTCGTTTGAAAACGACTTGGTGCACTTGGCGGCGATGCTGCGCCTTGCCGGGTTGCCCGTGCGCGCGGCGGAACGACGCGAACGCGATCCACTCATTGTGGCCGGCGGCGTCGTGCCGACGATGAATCCGGAGCCGATTTCCGAACTGGCCGACGTGTGCCTGCTCGGCGAAGGCAACGCCGCGCTGGCGCCTTTTTTGGAGCACTGGCGAGATGAAGCGCCGCGTGACCGTGCGGCCTGGCTGGCGAGTCTCGCGCACGTTCCCGGCGCGTACGTGGGGCGCTTCTATCACTCGCGTTACGAAGGCGAACGACTCCAAGCCCTCGAAGCACAAGCGGGGTTTCCGGCCCAGGTCAAGGTGGCGCGGGAAGCGGCCATCAACCCGGTCGAAAACCGCACTCACCTGCGCGCGCCGGGTGCCGTGTTCGGCGATTCCATGCTGGTGGAAGCCGCGCGGGGCTGCACGAATCGCTGCCGGTTTTGTGCCGCCGGACATGTGTTTCTGCCCTATCGACCCGCCGCGCCGCCGTCGGAAGTGCCTTCCTTGGGCGAAAACGTGCTCGGTCTGGTCGGGTCGAATGTTTCGGGGCATCCGGACTTGGCCGCCTGGCTCGAGTTCGCCGGCGACCGCCGCGTGGCGTTGTCTTCCATTCGCCGCGACACGCTGGATGAGGAAACATGGCGCGCGTTAACGGCGCGCGGCTTGGTATCGGCGGCCATCGCTCCGGAAGCGGGCAGCGAAGGTTTACGCCGCGTCATCAACAAGCCGGCGACCGATGAGGAAATCCTGGTCGAGGTGCGACGCGCCATTGACGCGGGCGTCCAGAATTTGAAGCTGTATTTTATGGTGGGCCTGCCGGGTGAAAGTGGCGATGACGTGCAATCCATTGTGTCCTTGGCGCAACGGTGCCGCGACACGGCGATGGACGGCTGGAAAAAAAAGGGTTGGGCCGGGCGCATTACGCTGAGCGTCAATCCATTTGTCCCGAAACCGCACACGCCATTCCAATGGCACCCATTCGGCGCCGAATCTGAACTCAAGAAGAAGCTCCGGATGATCGCCCAAGAACTACGCCGCACGCCGAACCTCGAGATGCAAAGCGAAAGCCTACGAGCCGCGGTGTTGCAGGCGCTGCTTTCGGTCGGCGACCGGCGGGCCGGGGAGTTGGCGCGCCTGGTTGATGCCGAGGGGAGTATTCGCCCGGCGTTGCGGGCGTGGCAACCCAACCACCAAAGTTTGTTGGCCGCGGCATTTCAATTCGACGATGCGCTGCCGTGGGACGCGGTGGACATGGGCATCCGGCGTTCCTACCTCGAGCAAGAGTATCAAGAGGCGCTCGCGGGGCGCACGACGCCGCCGTGTCGGCCTGAGTCGGGATGCCGTATCTGCGGCATTTGCGGCTGA